TCTAGTTAATGCTTTTTAGTAAAATGAATTTTGCTGGTAATGTATTACGTTATTACAAGCACTTTACTGGCCTTGGCTTATGCCTTAGCTCATATCTAAATTATGCTGATTGATATAAGTCTGTTTGTGGTACTTCAAACTTATTATTGAATTTGGCGGATAATACTCCTTTACGATGTGCTAGTGCTGATTGTAGTTTTTTTGCTACTTTTGCAATGGCAACATAAAGTTGTTTGTCAGAAGCATTTACGGTTACTTTTTCACCTTCATACAGTGTGGTTACTTCAAGTTTTTGCAGATGCGGTTCAACGGTAATGGTCGAGTTAAGCGTCATAATTGACGGATAATGTTTAGAGATTTTCGCAAACTTATTCTCGATAGATTGCTTGATACCTTCAGTTATTTCAACGTGGTGTCCAGAAATTTTAATCTTCATAGTCTTACCTCTTTTGTTATCTTTAACTTTATCTGTGTCGTTATCTTCAATTTCATAATCCTCCTTCAGTCATAAAAATGCAATAGAAAAATGGTAGATAAATGCAATTAAATGTAACCCGATTTTTAGGGTTTTTTGGGCATGAAATATGCTAATAAAAAACTAATAAATAATTGAGTTGTTATTCAAAGAATTAATTAAACCAAAAATGACAAAGCAAAAAAAACGGCAAGTAACTTAAGTTACTTGCCGTTTGAGTTGTTCGATATAACCAATTTATAGGAGTTAACTCCTAGTAGTTAATCCCTAATAGTTAATCCCAAAGCTAAAACTGAACAGGTTATTTAAAGTGTCTATCAAAGAAGTCCATGATAGTCGCGTTTAAATGCACTTTTACTTTTTTACCACGCATACTGTGTTTACTACCTGGGTAGGTCATCAGTTCGAATAATTTACCTT
The DNA window shown above is from Colwellia psychrerythraea 34H and carries:
- the hpf gene encoding ribosome hibernation-promoting factor, HPF/YfiA family; the protein is MKIKISGHHVEITEGIKQSIENKFAKISKHYPSIMTLNSTITVEPHLQKLEVTTLYEGEKVTVNASDKQLYVAIAKVAKKLQSALAHRKGVLSAKFNNKFEVPQTDLYQSA